A region of Schistocerca piceifrons isolate TAMUIC-IGC-003096 unplaced genomic scaffold, iqSchPice1.1 HiC_scaffold_2325, whole genome shotgun sequence DNA encodes the following proteins:
- the LOC124742627 gene encoding piggyBac transposable element-derived protein 4-like: MAMRPLNDRELEEIVNASPDEGSLSEFEDHISNASESECSDDSYDSPQPIQNSVETFLSKNGNIEWQLHPPAQHGRLPASNIIKSTPGVTRYAVSRISDVKCSFEAVFHTALQNEIIEMTNIEGQRVYGEQWTDIDGSVFHAYLGLLLLAGVYRSHGESTKSLWDKDTGRNIFRATMSHETFCKISRVLRFDKKSTREERRRTDKLAAIRSIWEKWVEVLPKLYNPGENVTVDEQLVAFRGRCPFKQYIPSKPAKYGIKIWTMCDSKTSYVLKAQIYTGKVSGAAPERNQGMRVVSDLTSELRGQNITCDNFFTSYNLGQLLLKRKLTMLGTIRKNKPELPHKMTNKEVHSSSFYFTNDTTVVNYIPKRHKNVVLMSTLHHDAEISDRADKKPKMILDYNSTKGAVDTLDQLLGTYTCKRKSNRWPMIVFYNILDVSAYNAYVLWISVDPNWNASKLTRRRIFLEELGKSLIKEHIASRTHFPRTEDSLRMVTSIQNPNDVGGVSESVTTRKSTKRARCKFCPSSNDNKTNMVCGKCSKHICKKHVTYLCPQCKQYWNRTTMSIAKTVPKFMFLKHFDMSGHIDPNSIYVK, encoded by the exons atggcgatgagaccattgaatgatcgtgagttggaagaaatagtaaatgcctcaccagatgaaggatcactttctgagtttgaagatcacatcagcaatgcatctgaaagcgagtgttccgatgacagttacgacagtccacagcccatacaaaatagtgtagagacttttctttctaaaaatgggaatatagaatggcagttgcatccaccagcacaacatggtcgcctaccagcttcgaacatcatcaagagtaccccaggagttaccaggtatgcagtcagcagaatatctgatgtaaaatgttcatttgaagcagtatttcacacagcgcttcaaaatgaaataatagagatgacaaatattgaagggcagcgagtttatggtgaacagtggacagatattgatggttctgttttccatgcatacttaggactcttactcctagcgggtgtatatcgatctcatggggagtctacaaaaagtttgtgggataaagatactgggcgaaacatatttcgagcaaccatgtctcatgaaacattctgtaagatatcacgtgtcctgcgatttgacaagaaatctactagagaggaaagacgacgtactgacaaacttgccgcaattcgtagtatttgggagaagtgggtagaggtccttcctaaactgtataatccaggagaaaatgttactgttgacgagcagttagtagcatttagaggtcgctgtccattcaagcagtatatcccaagtaaaccggcaaaatatgggatcaaaatatggaccatgtgtgacagcaaaacttcatacgtactgaaagcccaaatttatacaggaaaggtgagtggagcggcaccagaaagaaatcagggaatgagggtggtatctgatctcacttctgagttacgtggtcagaatatcacgtgtgacaacttttttacgtcgtacaatttggggcagctgcttctgaaaaggaaattgactatgttgggaactatacggaaaaataagccggagcttccacacaaaatgaccaacaaggaggtacacagctcttcattttacttcacaaatgacactactgtggttaattatattcctaagagacacaagaatgttgtacttatgagcactctccaccatgatgcggaaatcagtgacagggctgataagaagccaaaaatgattttggactataattcaaccaaaggtgctgtagacacgcttgatcagttattaggtacatatacatgcaaacgaaaaagtaataggtggccaatgatagttttctacaatattcttgatgtttctgcttataatgcatacgttttgtggatttcggttgaccctaattggaatgcaagcaaattgactagaaggagaatattcttggaggaacttggaaagtcactgataaaagaacatattgcatcaagaacgcatttcccaagaacagaagattctttgagaatggtcacaagcatccaaaacccgaatgatgtgggtggtgtgtcagaatcggtaacaacaagaaaatctacaaaacgtgcacgctgtaagttctgtccatcaagtaatgacaataaaacaaacatggtgtgtggaaaatgtagtaaacatatttgcaagaaacatgtaacctacttgtgtccacagtgcaagca gtactggaatagaacaacaatgtcgatagctaaaactgtaccaaaatttatgtttctaaagcattttgatatgtcgggtcatattgacccgaacagtatatatgtcaagtaa